The Myripristis murdjan chromosome 17, fMyrMur1.1, whole genome shotgun sequence DNA segment taaaattgttttcatCTCACCACTGGGTCTTGTTTGATAAGTGTGACACTTCGACCAGTTCTTAACTGATGCAAACCAAAAatcttttcatcatcatcatgaggggggaaaagaaaTCACTTCAAGTGCGGGTCCAGGGGTTAATgagagtcaacttgggggtccacaggatgaaaagtttgaaaatctcCCCCCAGCTTAACCCATTTCAACATTCAAGTGCAATAAGCCACACGCTGCTGTCACATGACCTCCTCACCTTTCTGAGTCTTCTTCTCAGCCGAGGCCTGCGAGGCCATGTAGATTGCTGCCGCCGCCACAGAGATGGGGCTCCTGCCGGGCACAAGGTCCAGCTCCACGGCCTTCCTGGCGATGAAGGTGGCGGCCATCTGGACCTGCTTGGGCAAGCCCAGGTTGGAGCAGAAGCGGGACATGAAGTCTCCTGTGGTGATGAGGTCCACGCTGGTCTCCAGGGCTTTGAGGATCAGCTTGAAACACCTTCCAATCTCCTTCTTGGAGATACGGGACACAGCGCAGATCTCTGAGGAAGACAGGACAAAATTTCACTGACAATACACCTCATGCCCTGACAGCTGATATACAGGATggttaactttttttcttggagACCCCAGGAACTAGActaaaatgtcacagaaaagCAATGCAGATCTAGCATAAGAGTGACAGACACTTGGTTAAAATGCTCAATAAGAAGGTGTTCATGTAGTTTGCAGGAAAATGAAACTGCTCGTTCTCACCTTTAAATGTCCTGGGAACCCCTTCTTGTCTGCAGGCAATGTAGAGGCAGGCTGAAGCTATGGCATCGTTAGCTCGGCCCTTCAGGCTCTTCTGTTCATAAACTTGCTTGAATAAGTTGTTTGTTCTGTCctgtgaggcaaaaaaaaaaaaaaaaattatttgcttCCCTCTGGTCTCAGCAACAGTTTTTCCAAATTCAATCACCTGCTTAAACTTGATTATAGCCGAGATTCAATATTGAAACGAGTCCAGGACAAAAAGCGCTCAACTTCTTTTCCATTCTGGTCTTTGCCGTTTGTTTCGGCTGACCGAGACGCCGTGGGGCAGCTTACAAATCAAATCAGGATTTTAAGTCATACTGCACGCTCTCGCTACAAGCACATGTCAGGACATTCACATACATGTTtgactgctgcagtgttttgctgCAGAGGTAACGTACTATGATATTCCTTGGTAGGTTGATGCGGTCTGCCATGGTGGTGATCTCTTTGAAGGCATTAAGCATGGCCCGGTCCGAGCTGCTCATGGTGCGACGGTTCTGGTACTTGGAGTTGCCGAACTCGTCAAAGCTGGCCGCGCCTGTTCCCTGTGGATGGAAACGGCGGATGTTTACTGGTAAAACTGTCTCACTTCCGGAGAACTCAGACACGTTATATAACACAGTTTCATCGAAACAGAGGTAAAAGACGTGACCAATAATTGCCAAAAAGCACAGCTACCTGTGGTGTATTGGTTGAGATGCCAATTCTTGTAGTACCCTGGGAACTAGTTGGCAATTTCTGGTGTGTTAAGTCTTTTGTATCAATATACTCCACTGAATTTAAGTTttcacaccatacacacacattggtgACCACTGTTTTGACGCCAAAATAAAAGTGAGGGTGTTCTTTAGTGTGATAATGCATActtgtgctgctgcttgtaTTAGTGTCTCATAACCACTTCACTGtcctactcaattacagtaaagCAACAGCTAAGGTATTACTGctgtaaacactgacagcatCAGCAGATTTTTCCGTAACATGGGCATTTCAGCATCACACACTACACAAAAACagtccataaaaataataaaataataatctcttccttttttaataataaaaagcatGGGTCTTTCGACATCTTTTGCAAAAATTGTTTTGAGatctcattttgaaaagcaaatcaCATCTCATCTCTGCATGATATTTTGCCTACACCATTGGTCGGAAAGCAGTATATTTCACATTATTCATTACTGTCAGTTGAAAATTCAGCTTGCACCCCTGAGTCTTTCCCCCTGCTGAGCGacaggtgtgtctcaccttgcTGATCATGGTGGTGAGGTCTCCCCCGTTGAGCAGCGGGTTCTGGGCGTCTCCCACTCTGGATGGATCTTTGACTGCTTTCTCGTTGGTAAATGTCCTCCACTCTGAGCCCACATCGATTACACGGTCGCCTGAGGGAGAATGATTCAacaattacagagaaatgttcCACtgattttctcttctctccatttTGAGCTGTGCTTCAAGCCCGGTGCAACCCAAATACAGCTGAACACAAATTCGACCTCGATATTTGTCTCCTTTTAAAAGAACCttgtttacctttttttatAATCAATAACTTGAGATATTTCCCTTGATTTTGGAGCATTAAAAAGTCAAATGTGACACCACGGGTAGGAAGAAAAGAGTTTAGAAATGCATCAGTTGTTGGtgataaattttgttttgtgtttgttaacAATATCACCAAGCAAGGCTAGAAGCTCAGTGAATCTCACACAAAACGAGTGTGCACACAACAGATGCATTCAGTCCTTATTCTCTCCAGCTGCATTATGTCCCTGTGGGAGAGTCAACCAGAAGAGGGTGCCCTATTCAGCACAATTCACTCATGCTGCCATCTTTGTGTGTCCCATTCAAATACTGTAAAATCTGTCCACCCTCCTATCCTCCCCCCTTTCCTCAGCTTTGTCTTGAGACTCTTCTAGTTGCATTAAACGACCAAAAACAACCTCTTGGCGAGTCCTTGGGGATCAGCCGGCTGGGGCACAAACGCTGCCTTGTCTGAATCTGGCTCACGACAAATGTCATCTACGCTGctgctttcctctctccttcgtTATGTTCTCTTGTAAGATCAAATGAAGCAaattaaattgtaaaaaaaGAGCTTCGAACATCATCTTGAGAAACATTTATCCATAAATCAGCAATGtacaaaaggaaacaaagtggAGAAGGCAGGACTTATCGTTTGAGCAGGGCCACTTATGGCCTGTTCCTAGAATCGTGTAGCAGGGTCAAAGATTAGATTTCTGATATTTTAATCCTATTAGGCTTTAATACCAT contains these protein-coding regions:
- the gtf2b gene encoding transcription initiation factor IIB, whose amino-acid sequence is MASTSRGEALALPRVQCPNHPDALLVEDYRAGDMICPECGLVVGDRVIDVGSEWRTFTNEKAVKDPSRVGDAQNPLLNGGDLTTMISKGTGAASFDEFGNSKYQNRRTMSSSDRAMLNAFKEITTMADRINLPRNIIDRTNNLFKQVYEQKSLKGRANDAIASACLYIACRQEGVPRTFKEICAVSRISKKEIGRCFKLILKALETSVDLITTGDFMSRFCSNLGLPKQVQMAATFIARKAVELDLVPGRSPISVAAAAIYMASQASAEKKTQKEIGDIAGVADVTIRQSYRLIYPRAADLFPPDFKFDTPVDKLPQL